Within the Phycodurus eques isolate BA_2022a chromosome 15, UOR_Pequ_1.1, whole genome shotgun sequence genome, the region TCACCTGGACACAAGTCCGTCCCGGCCTCGTCGGTCCGACCGCAGCACGAACGCGTCGACATTGCCGCTCGCCAGCCGCCTCGGAACGCCGACGTCGGCGGCCGTTTCGTCGAGGTTGATGGCGATGAGCGTGACGGCGCCCTCTCTGTACCTGCCGGGAACATTTGACAATTTTAGCGTGAAGAGCGGCGGCGGGTCAAAGGTGACGTACCTGGGCGCGGCGGCGCAGTGCAGGTACAGACGAACTCGGCCGCTTCGGGTCTGTGCGGAAAACGTGGCGGCGCTCAGGACGCCGCGACCCACCACGCGTTTGTGAATGAGCGTCAGCCAGAAGTcctcaaaacacaaaatacactcagggttggggggggggggggggcgcgacCAAagagggtgggtggggggcggcaGCGGGAACTCACAGGAAGCGGGTCCAGACGCTCGTCCAGAAGATGGTACGCTCCCGAGCCGATCAGAACCTGCCGCATCACCACCGACACGCCCCCTGTGGCCGCCGTTCCTAATTTGTCCAACCACCTGACCGGCGCGGGACACGCATTAAGCTAACGAGCCCTAACCGCGCGGAATGTGCTCCCCACGCTGACACGAACGCTAACTCTTATCTTTATTCACATCACAAACGCGACTATTGGGTTCATGATGACAAATACGATTTTGTTGAATAATTGTTCACGTGTCTCACATGAATCCCGCCGCGAACGTGTCGGACAGGCCCGCAGCCCCGCCCCCGTAGGCCGAGCTGGTCTCTCCCAGCCACACGGGCTTCCCCGGAGACACGCGCTTCACTTCCTGCGCACACGCACCGAGACACACGTCAGGTCGCGTCGGCGCGcgcaacacacgcacacgcatgtaGCGACTCGCCTTGATGACTTGTTTGGTCTTCAGCGCCAGCGAGTCCAAAACTTTGGGATCCAGGAAGTCGTCCAACGACGTGTCTCGACCGTTCACGTAGTAGCTGGCACGTGACATGTCATGTGACATCATAAATGTCATGCTACGTGAGGTGCCAGGTGACACGCGACGTGTGTGTTCACGTGTCGTGTCACATAAGGTGTCGTGTCCTGCCCGCGCTGATGTTTCTTATGACGGACGGGATGTGTCGCGGTGCGTCACGTGTCATTGTACGTGACATAAAGTGTGCATTTCAGGTGTAATGTTGTGTCAGGTGTCATGTAAGGTGTCGTTTGACGTCACGTGACGTGAGGTGTCGCGGTCTGTCACGTAGCGGGACGTGTGTCGTGTGACCTTCCAGACTGCGCCGTGTAACATGTCATTTCATGCGTAACGCTGTGCGAGGTACGTCACGCGACACGTCACATGTGGCAACGCCCGGTAAAGTGTGACACGTGGAACGTGTCGTGTGAGGTGGCAAATGAAAGTCTCACTGGTGCCACGTGCAGGCGTCGATGGCGTCGGCCCCACTGCGCAGGAACCTGCGGGACATCGGCGAGTCAAAAGGCGTCAAGACCGGTCGAGCGGATGGAACGGATCCGCGCGCGGCAAATGTTTGGAAAGTTCCGACCCGTCCAGCAAGTCCGGCGTGCGTCCTCGGGGCTGGCCCACGTCCGGCCCGTAGAGGCGCGCGCGGCGGTGCCACGGCGACTCGGACATCATCTCCCTGAGACGCGTGAAGTCCCGGCCCAGCTGCTCGCCGCTCACGCGGAGACCCGCCTTCTTCTCAAAGCTGTTTGGCTCTGAAGGTCAAACGTGAGCCAACAAGGTCACCGGCTGCTTGCGGACTTACATTAGCGTCCAACGCTAAGCTAAGCTATGCTAAGTGACTGCCGCATGTGTGAAGCGTGTCAGCAAAGTGATTGTTGGCGGGGTCTCGGAAGGTGCAGACAGGAAGTGATAATTggcaacaaaaaatgaaaagcagAAACAGGAAGTTGTAAGTGGGAAGTGATGAGTGGAGGCAGGAAGTGGAAAAACGGCAACAGGAAGTGAAACGCACTGATAGGAAAGAACGAAGTAGCGACAGGGCGTCAAAAAATCATCAAGACAAAACAGGAAGCGTACCGTTGCCGAGCTCCCACGAGACTCGATAGCGCCGTTCCTCGCAGTAGCGTAGCAGTGCGCGCGCGTTGCTGGCGTTCCAGCTGTTGTCGGCGTTCCTGAGCAGCGCGTTGAGTCCGAAGACGAGATCCAAGCCGGACGCGTTGGCGAAGGCGTGAAGCTCGTCCAGCGTGCTCTCTGCCGAACACAACGACAACAGGAAGTGAACCATTTCTCGCGCACTAAGTGGCACGCTAACGACGCTACCTGTGAACTTGACCTGTCGGTACTTCCCGCTGGCGTCTTCTCTGGCGAGCCGCCGTTGTTGTTTGCGCCACTGCGCCATTAGTTGCTCCTCCCACCGGCCCGTCAGAAGTTTGGGCTGCGAGCCTACAACGCGGTTAGCGCAGCATATAAGCGATGACATCGGCAAGCGGCTTCTGCTTTTATGCTAAGCTAACAGGTGAGTACCATCTGTTACGGTTTTCACGATAAGAACAACGACTGCTGTTACGTTAGCATCAACGCTAACCTCTTCCATCTGAGCCTCGCCCCCTAGCCGCAATAGAAGGAAGCCGATCGGGCGATTGATCTGACCTCTGGGTTTGCCCGCCGGAAGCTTCCGCTGCGGCTGGAACTCCGTGAAGTCCTGCCGGGTTCCTCCGAAGCGGACGAACGCCGGAGACAGCGCCTTCGCCAACACGCGCACTTTGGGAGAGCTGACGAACAAACGTGCAACATTTCTCAAAATCCCGAGAAAAAgggtttccatttttaaatattcactTCTACAGCAGCGGGCTTGCCGGTTGGCCgtttagcgcatctgcctcacagttccggggaccggggttcaatccccggccccgccggtGTGGAGCTTGCAcgctctccccgtgcccgcgcgggttctctccgggcacgccgctttcctcccacatcccgaagacatgcgtggtaggttgattgacaacgcTAAAtcgtccgtaggtgtgaatgtgagtggcgacggttgtttgtttcgatgtgccctgcgattggctggcgaccgcttcagggcgtgccccgcctctcgccccaagacagccgggataggctccagcagcccgcgacccgcctgagaaaacggacggatggcacttctacaacattcctcgGAAATTACAACGTCCCGTCGCTGCTGAGCTATTTCCTCGCCAGCAGGCCTGCGGGCTCCGCATCCGTCACCTTGGCGACCTCCCGCCGATCGATAGAAGCAGTAATAAATAGAAACCtcttttgaaattcaaattgtatgcgcaatacattttgaattcacatttaggctcaatacaaaacatgttttcaaacATGAAATTTCTTTGGGAGTCACGAttcaagtacagtatttttctcccaatatttaatgtccaaactggaCATCATGTTACAGCGGCTTACGCTAATATGAACTAGAAACTTCCCGCAGAAATTTGCTGACTGTCGCAAGTTGGAAATTGCGATCGTCGCCCGGCCGACACTTTAGTGCGGCTCCGTTCAACTTTTTCCAAACTCCTCTTCATGCCAATGGGAATTGCATCGCTATGGTAACACAGAACTCTGGAAAAACATACTCCAGTTTGCATCTTTTGGTACCTTATTTGTGCGACAACGTGAAACGGTGCTTGCAAAATTTGGGGGGGACGGAAAAATAAGAAATTAGAAGAAGTTCATATATTAAGTATGCAGGATAGATGGGCTGcttactttttaggaataaaacctctgtcgcattttggatgaacacttgggcctacgaTGCTACTGTATTTGCAAGTTGGGCGCGAGGGCGGAACTCGGAGTGGCAAATATCTTCCGAGGTTCAACTCGGGGTCACAAGTTTGACGACCACTCCTCTGAGCAATCAATCCAATCATCCATAGAAACAATCTGTCTCCGCACACGAACCAATACAAATGCTAATCCACAGAAACACTCATCGATAAACGCACCAATCAAAAGACAATAGAAACAATattcctcttcttttccttcgggCTTGTCCCGTCAGCGGTCGCCCGCAGCGCGTCCTCCTCTCCGACACCGACCgccctcacgtcttccctcacgacatccatcaagcttctctttggccttcctctcgctctctcgcctcAGGACGTTTCCTAACCGTCCACGTCCGCTCTTTCCAAAACACGGAACCTCGGCCGTCCGTCCGATGAGCTCGTTTCTCATTTGATccgacccggtcactccgagagcgaacgtCGACCTCTTCGtgcgctccgcttcctgtcgtctcttcggCGCCGCTGTCTCTGATCCGTCCACCGCGGCTGGCCTCGCCGCCGTCTTCGAaacgagcagagactcttctgtcacgtaACGCACCCGacgccttcctccacccgttccgaccCGCTCGGACCCGTTCCTTCAcgtcctgaccacactccccgtCGCTCCGGACGGTCGACCCCGAGCATTTCAAGTCGTCCACCCTCGCCATCTCTTCCCCCGCCACCTCTCTCATTCGTGCACGTATATTCCGTCTTActtgggctaatcttcattcctctgctttccggtgcatgcctccatctttctaacggttcctccacctgctccctgctttcactgcagatcacaatgtcatctgcaaacatcatgatcagcggggattccagtctaacctcatctgtcagcctatccatcaccactgcaaacaggaaggggctcaggaccgatccctgatgcagtcccacctccaccttcaattCGTCCGTCACAcgtcacacctcaccgctgttctgccgccctcgcaCATGTCCTGAGTATTATTCGAACATACTTCTGTGCCACTTCAGACTTGCGCACGCAGTACCACCGTtcctctccgggcactcggtcataggctttctctcgatcgACAAAGACaccatgtagctccttctgaccttctctgtactttcccatccacatcctcaaggcaaataacgcatctgtggtcctctttctaagc harbors:
- the hpse gene encoding heparanase isoform X3; this encodes MAEGVPAVMCRSSLALCLLLCALPSSVEARARRRTTPGPGRLVHRVDPNFVSVTIDASLAEDETFMRMLSSPKVRVLAKALSPAFVRFGGTRQDFTEFQPQRKLPAGKPRGSQPKLLTGRWEEQLMAQWRKQQRRLAREDASGKYRQVKFTESTLDELHAFANASGLDLVFGLNALLRNADNSWNASNARALLRYCEERRYRVSWELGNEPNSFEKKAGLRVSGEQLGRDFTRLREMMSESPWHRRARLYGPDVGQPRGRTPDLLDGFLRSGADAIDACTWHHYYVNGRDTSLDDFLDPKVLDSLALKTKQVIKASRYMRVRVLRAPTRPDVCLGACAQEVKRVSPGKPVWLGETSSAYGGGAAGLSDTFAAGFMWLDKLGTAATGGVSVVMRQVLIGSGAYHLLDERLDPLPDFWLTLIHKRVVGRGVLSAATFSAQTRSGRVRLYLHCAAAPRYREGAVTLIAINLDETAADVGVPRRLASGNVDAFVLRSDRRGRDGLVSRSTTSRYAESFRVPQVPPLWTFPCSQLLWEQFFLFQHD
- the hpse gene encoding heparanase isoform X1, coding for MAEGVPAVMCRSSLALCLLLCALPSSVEARARRRTTPGPGRLVHRVDPNFVSVTIDASLAEDETFMRMLSSPKVRVLAKALSPAFVRFGGTRQDFTEFQPQRKLPAGKPRGSQPKLLTGRWEEQLMAQWRKQQRRLAREDASGKYRQVKFTESTLDELHAFANASGLDLVFGLNALLRNADNSWNASNARALLRYCEERRYRVSWELGNEPNSFEKKAGLRVSGEQLGRDFTRLREMMSESPWHRRARLYGPDVGQPRGRTPDLLDGFLRSGADAIDACTWHHYYVNGRDTSLDDFLDPKVLDSLALKTKQVIKASRYMRVRVLRAPTRPDVCLGACAQEVKRVSPGKPVWLGETSSAYGGGAAGLSDTFAAGFMWLDKLGTAATGGVSVVMRQVLIGSGAYHLLDERLDPLPDFWLTLIHKRVVGRGVLSAATFSAQTRSGRVRLYLHCAAAPRYREGAVTLIAINLDETAADVGVPRRLASGNVDAFVLRSDRRGRDGLVSRRVTLNGVAVTMSGLTLPELVGRRTAASERVALPAFSLAFFVFTDARCRACAD
- the hpse gene encoding heparanase isoform X5, whose product is MAQWRKQQRRLAREDASGKYRQVKFTESTLDELHAFANASGLDLVFGLNALLRNADNSWNASNARALLRYCEERRYRVSWELGNEPNSFEKKAGLRVSGEQLGRDFTRLREMMSESPWHRRARLYGPDVGQPRGRTPDLLDGFLRSGADAIDACTWHHYYVNGRDTSLDDFLDPKVLDSLALKTKQVIKASRYMRVRVLRAPTRPDVCLGACAQEVKRVSPGKPVWLGETSSAYGGGAAGLSDTFAAGFMWLDKLGTAATGGVSVVMRQVLIGSGAYHLLDERLDPLPDFWLTLIHKRVVGRGVLSAATFSAQTRSGRVRLYLHCAAAPRYREGAVTLIAINLDETAADVGVPRRLASGNVDAFVLRSDRRGRDGLVSRRVTLNGVAVTMSGLTLPELVGRRTAASERVALPAFSLAFFVFTDARCRACAD
- the hpse gene encoding heparanase isoform X2, encoding MIGLIAQRSGRQTCDPELNLGRYLPLRVPPSRPTCKYSSIVGPSVHPKCDRGFIPKNSPKVRVLAKALSPAFVRFGGTRQDFTEFQPQRKLPAGKPRGSQPKLLTGRWEEQLMAQWRKQQRRLAREDASGKYRQVKFTESTLDELHAFANASGLDLVFGLNALLRNADNSWNASNARALLRYCEERRYRVSWELGNEPNSFEKKAGLRVSGEQLGRDFTRLREMMSESPWHRRARLYGPDVGQPRGRTPDLLDGFLRSGADAIDACTWHHYYVNGRDTSLDDFLDPKVLDSLALKTKQVIKASRYMRVRVLRAPTRPDVCLGACAQEVKRVSPGKPVWLGETSSAYGGGAAGLSDTFAAGFMWLDKLGTAATGGVSVVMRQVLIGSGAYHLLDERLDPLPDFWLTLIHKRVVGRGVLSAATFSAQTRSGRVRLYLHCAAAPRYREGAVTLIAINLDETAADVGVPRRLASGNVDAFVLRSDRRGRDGLVSRRVTLNGVAVTMSGLTLPELVGRRTAASERVALPAFSLAFFVFTDARCRACAD
- the hpse gene encoding heparanase isoform X4 produces the protein MAEGVPAVMCRSSLALCLLLCALPSSVEARARRRTTPGPGRLVHRVDPNFVSVTIDASLAEDETFMRMLSSPKVRVLAKALSPAFVRFGGTRQDFTEFQPQRKLPAGKPRGSQPKLLTGRWEEQLMAQWRKQQRRLAREDASGKYRQVKFTESTLDELHAFANASGLDLVFGLNALLRNADNSWNASNARALLRYCEERRYRVSWELGNEPNSFEKKAGLRVSGEQLGRDFTRLREMMSESPWHRRARLYGPDVGQPRGRTPDLLDGFLRSGADAIDACTWHHYYVNGRDTSLDDFLDPKVLDSLALKTKQVIKEVKRVSPGKPVWLGETSSAYGGGAAGLSDTFAAGFMWLDKLGTAATGGVSVVMRQVLIGSGAYHLLDERLDPLPDFWLTLIHKRVVGRGVLSAATFSAQTRSGRVRLYLHCAAAPRYREGAVTLIAINLDETAADVGVPRRLASGNVDAFVLRSDRRGRDGLVSRRVTLNGVAVTMSGLTLPELVGRRTAASERVALPAFSLAFFVFTDARCRACAD